A genome region from Armatimonadota bacterium includes the following:
- the miaA gene encoding tRNA (adenosine(37)-N6)-dimethylallyltransferase MiaA, whose translation MVLCGPTAVGKTAAAVELALRIGGEIVCADSRTLYRGMDIGTAKPTPEQRRRVPHHLLDVADPDQTVTLATYRTLAAAALEAIRSRGRVPLLVGGTGLYIRAVVDGFTIPPVPPDPDLRARLEDDERRQPGILHARLREVDPVAAARIHPRNVRRLVRALEVYAHTGRPISELQRADPVGAAVQIGLTMDRAALYRRIEARVREQLERGLVDEVRVLLERGYDPRLPAMQGLGYKEIAAYLRGECTLAEAVARLVRNTRRYARRQWIWFRRDPRIRWLDVDELTPAQVAEAVAAMLQ comes from the coding sequence GTGGTGCTCTGCGGCCCCACGGCGGTGGGCAAGACCGCCGCGGCCGTGGAACTGGCCTTGCGCATCGGCGGGGAGATCGTCTGCGCCGACTCCCGGACGCTGTACCGGGGAATGGACATCGGCACCGCCAAGCCCACCCCCGAGCAGCGCCGGCGGGTCCCGCACCACCTGCTGGATGTGGCGGACCCCGACCAGACCGTGACCCTGGCCACCTACCGGACGCTGGCCGCCGCCGCCCTGGAGGCGATCCGCAGCCGGGGGCGCGTGCCGCTGCTGGTGGGCGGTACGGGACTGTACATCCGGGCCGTGGTGGATGGCTTCACCATCCCCCCGGTGCCTCCGGACCCGGACCTGCGGGCGCGCCTGGAGGACGACGAGCGCAGGCAGCCGGGCATCCTGCACGCGCGCCTGCGGGAGGTGGACCCCGTGGCCGCCGCGCGCATCCACCCCCGCAACGTGCGCCGGCTGGTCCGGGCCCTGGAGGTCTACGCCCACACCGGCCGGCCGATCTCCGAGCTCCAGCGGGCCGATCCGGTGGGGGCGGCGGTCCAGATCGGCCTGACCATGGACCGCGCAGCCCTGTACCGCCGCATCGAGGCCCGGGTGCGCGAGCAGCTGGAGCGCGGCCTGGTGGACGAGGTGCGCGTCCTGCTGGAGCGGGGCTACGACCCCCGCCTGCCGGCCATGCAGGGGCTGGGCTACAAGGAGATCGCCGCCTACCTGCGCGGGGAGTGCACCCTGGCCGAGGCGGTGGCGCGCCTGGTGCGCAATACCCGCCGCTATGCTCGCCGGCAATGGATCTGGTTCCGCCGCGACCCCCGCATCCGCTGGCTGGACGTGGACGAGCTGACCCCGGCGCAGGTGGCCGAGGCCGTGGCCGCCATGCTACAGTGA
- the mutS gene encoding DNA mismatch repair protein MutS, whose protein sequence is MQRDLTPMMRQYQQLRARYPGMLLMFRLGDFYELFFDDAVVAARDLEITLTSREVGKGRRVPMCGIPHHALDSYLARLVERGHRIAICEQLEDPRRARGLVRRDVVRVVTPGTLVEPALLPGPANNFLVALRPGADGWGLAAADLSTGEFQVTELTGDDAAGRVADELARLAAREVLVPDDHPDAVRSLLPEGSHLTPLEAWAFEPHTARQRLLAHFQVATLDGFGCEHLPLAVAAAGALLWYLQQTQRGSLSHLWRLVTYSADGGPVVDEATRRNLELVRNLRDGGRTGTLLEVLDQTLTPMGARRLRQWLLQPLRDRAAILRRQEAVAYLAERTRVREDVRSALRGLADLHRLVSRVGHGSATPRDLVALAGSLRRLPALAAALAGELPAQLLDLRGQVDAHADVVALVGAALVDSPPASAQDGGIIRDGYSPELDELRRLSREGKTWIATLEAAERQRTGIKSLRVGYNKVFGYYLEVTRPNLHLVPPDYVRKQTLVGAERFVTQEMKEKEAAILGAEERIAELEASLFAQVRDRVAAQAGPLLRTADAVADLDALAALAEAAVVGGYARPEITDEPVLEIRAGRHPVVERAQPEERFVPNDLTMSAHDRAILIVTGPNMAGKSTYLRQTALIVLLAQIGSFVPAAAARIGLVDRIFTRVGATDDLATGRSTFLVEMQEVAHILHHASPRSLIILDEVGRGTSTYDGMSLAWAVVEYLHDHVGARTLFATHYHELTELADLLPRVHNVTMLVRDEGQRIVFLRRVADGRADRSYGIHVAQLAGLPPAVIAQARRILERLEATARPAPAGESFLPPVPSRAVGAWQLSLPLAVPSEVEEALLALPLESMTPMEAMAALHDLRERLRRQYAARAPEGGKVVRMRRKAPDSPQ, encoded by the coding sequence GTGCAGCGGGATCTGACCCCCATGATGCGCCAGTACCAGCAGCTGCGGGCCCGCTATCCCGGCATGCTGCTGATGTTCCGGCTGGGCGACTTCTACGAGCTGTTCTTCGACGATGCGGTGGTGGCCGCCCGGGACCTGGAGATCACCCTCACCTCCCGGGAGGTGGGCAAGGGCCGGCGGGTTCCCATGTGCGGGATCCCCCACCACGCCCTGGACAGCTATCTGGCCCGGCTGGTGGAGCGGGGTCACCGCATCGCCATCTGCGAGCAGCTGGAAGACCCGCGCCGGGCTCGCGGCCTGGTGCGCCGCGACGTGGTACGGGTCGTCACGCCCGGGACGCTGGTGGAACCCGCGCTCCTGCCCGGCCCCGCCAACAACTTCCTGGTGGCCCTGCGCCCGGGCGCCGACGGCTGGGGGCTGGCGGCGGCCGACCTGTCCACCGGGGAGTTCCAGGTGACCGAGCTGACCGGGGACGACGCGGCGGGGCGGGTGGCCGACGAACTCGCCCGCCTGGCCGCCCGGGAGGTCCTGGTGCCCGACGACCACCCCGACGCCGTCCGGAGCCTGCTGCCGGAGGGCAGCCACCTCACGCCCCTGGAGGCGTGGGCGTTCGAACCACACACTGCCCGGCAGAGACTGCTCGCGCACTTCCAGGTGGCGACCCTGGACGGATTCGGATGCGAGCACCTGCCCCTCGCGGTGGCGGCGGCCGGGGCGCTGCTGTGGTACCTGCAGCAGACCCAGCGGGGATCCCTCAGCCACCTGTGGCGCCTCGTGACCTATAGCGCCGACGGTGGCCCGGTGGTGGACGAGGCCACGCGCCGGAACCTCGAACTGGTCCGCAACCTGCGGGACGGGGGGCGGACGGGCACGCTGCTGGAGGTCCTGGACCAGACCCTCACGCCCATGGGTGCTCGCCGGCTGCGCCAGTGGCTGCTGCAACCGCTCCGGGATCGCGCGGCCATCCTCCGCCGCCAGGAGGCGGTGGCGTACCTGGCGGAGCGGACCCGGGTGCGCGAGGACGTGCGATCCGCGCTGCGGGGGCTGGCCGACCTGCACCGGCTGGTCAGCCGGGTCGGCCACGGGTCGGCGACCCCCCGGGACCTGGTGGCCCTGGCGGGATCTCTGCGCCGCCTTCCGGCGCTGGCCGCGGCCCTGGCCGGCGAGCTGCCCGCGCAGCTACTGGACCTGCGCGGCCAGGTGGACGCCCACGCCGACGTGGTGGCGCTCGTCGGCGCGGCCCTGGTGGACAGCCCGCCCGCCTCCGCCCAGGACGGCGGCATCATCCGGGACGGCTACAGCCCCGAGCTGGACGAACTGCGGCGCCTGAGCCGGGAGGGCAAGACCTGGATCGCCACCCTGGAGGCCGCCGAGCGGCAGCGGACCGGGATCAAATCTCTGCGGGTCGGCTACAACAAGGTCTTCGGGTACTACCTGGAGGTGACCCGGCCCAACCTGCACCTGGTGCCTCCCGACTACGTCCGCAAGCAGACCCTGGTCGGGGCGGAGCGCTTCGTCACCCAGGAGATGAAGGAGAAGGAAGCCGCCATCCTGGGGGCCGAGGAGCGGATCGCCGAGCTGGAGGCCTCGCTGTTCGCCCAGGTGCGGGACCGGGTGGCCGCGCAGGCAGGCCCTCTGCTGCGCACGGCCGACGCGGTGGCCGATCTGGACGCCCTGGCGGCGCTGGCCGAGGCGGCGGTGGTGGGAGGTTATGCCCGCCCGGAGATCACCGACGAGCCCGTGCTGGAGATCCGCGCCGGCCGCCACCCGGTGGTGGAGCGGGCGCAGCCCGAGGAGCGCTTCGTCCCCAACGACCTGACGATGTCGGCCCACGACCGGGCCATCCTCATCGTCACCGGGCCCAACATGGCCGGCAAGTCCACCTACCTGCGCCAGACCGCCCTCATCGTGCTCCTGGCCCAGATCGGGTCGTTCGTCCCCGCCGCGGCCGCGCGGATCGGCCTGGTGGACCGGATCTTCACCCGGGTGGGGGCCACCGACGACCTCGCCACGGGGCGCAGCACATTTCTCGTGGAGATGCAGGAGGTCGCCCACATCCTGCACCACGCCTCCCCCCGCAGCCTGATCATCCTGGACGAGGTGGGGCGGGGGACCTCCACCTACGACGGGATGAGCCTGGCGTGGGCGGTGGTGGAGTACCTGCACGACCACGTCGGCGCCCGCACCCTGTTCGCCACCCACTACCACGAGCTGACCGAGCTGGCCGACCTGCTGCCCCGGGTCCACAACGTGACCATGCTGGTCCGGGACGAGGGCCAGCGGATCGTCTTCCTGCGCCGGGTGGCCGACGGCCGCGCCGACCGCAGTTACGGCATCCACGTGGCGCAGCTGGCCGGCCTCCCCCCGGCGGTCATCGCCCAGGCGCGGCGCATCCTGGAGCGCCTGGAAGCCACCGCCCGCCCGGCCCCGGCCGGCGAGTCATTCCTGCCGCCCGTCCCCTCCCGCGCCGTCGGGGCCTGGCAGCTGTCCCTGCCCCTGGCGGTCCCGTCGGAGGTGGAGGAGGCCCTGCTGGCGCTGCCCCTGGAGTCGATGACGCCGATGGAGGCGATGGCCGCCCTGCACGACCTGCGGGAGCGGCTGCGCCGCCAGTACGCCGCCCGCGCGCCGGAAGGGGGCAAGGTGGTCCGGATGCGCCGGAAGGCACCGGATTCTCCGCAGTGA
- the mutL gene encoding DNA mismatch repair endonuclease MutL → MTPVEPASGPPSAVDRIRILDPSVADRIAAGEVVERPASVVKELVENSLDAGATRVVIEVEAAGLNLIRVADDGGGMHPDDVPLAVRRFATSKISSADDLAAIRSFGFRGEALPSIAAVSLLEIVSAPPGGTLGRRLRVRGGEIEADEPASAPAGTVVTVRHLFYNTPARRKFLRSPAREFALIVEAVDRLALACPQVGFRLIHAGAEVRRFPPASPADRLAAVVGAQEAGGMVAVAEEGGGLRVWGWAGRPEMAQGTRRLQYLYVNRRPVHSRALTAAVEEAYRQLVPAGRHPPFVLFVDVPPERVDVNVHPRKAEVRFADERAVCAAAFRAVQGALRTQILIPAVGSRGWDVPGAVAEPGDLPIAAGTAAVTPAVEIPAAGRLPALRLVGQLHRTYLLAEGPEGLVIVDQHAAHERVLYERLLDRRRAGMATGQGIVPPAVVELRPEQAALLRACADALAGMGWVLDEFGEATVLVRAVPAIAARLAPGRLLADLLAEVGAGDRLRAGEDILERLTIATACRSAVRAGDALSVEEMASLLADLARTRDPFTCFHGRPTLIMVPRARLESWFLRR, encoded by the coding sequence GTGACACCCGTGGAGCCGGCGTCCGGGCCGCCGTCCGCCGTGGACCGCATCCGGATCCTCGACCCGTCCGTGGCCGACCGCATCGCCGCCGGCGAGGTGGTGGAGCGTCCGGCGTCGGTGGTGAAGGAACTGGTGGAGAACAGCCTGGACGCCGGCGCCACGCGGGTGGTGATCGAGGTCGAAGCGGCAGGGCTGAACCTCATCCGGGTCGCCGACGACGGCGGCGGCATGCACCCCGACGATGTCCCGCTGGCGGTCCGCCGGTTTGCGACCAGCAAGATCTCCTCCGCCGACGACCTGGCCGCCATCCGGTCGTTCGGGTTTCGGGGGGAGGCTCTGCCCAGCATCGCCGCCGTCTCGCTGCTGGAGATCGTGAGCGCGCCCCCGGGAGGGACCCTGGGCCGGCGGCTGCGGGTGCGGGGAGGGGAGATCGAGGCCGACGAACCGGCGAGCGCGCCGGCCGGGACCGTGGTCACCGTCCGCCACCTGTTCTACAACACCCCGGCGCGGCGCAAGTTCCTCCGCTCTCCCGCCCGGGAGTTCGCGCTCATCGTGGAGGCGGTGGACCGCCTGGCCCTCGCGTGCCCCCAGGTGGGCTTCCGCCTGATCCACGCCGGCGCCGAGGTCCGCCGCTTCCCCCCGGCCAGCCCGGCCGACCGCCTGGCGGCCGTGGTGGGCGCCCAGGAGGCCGGGGGCATGGTGGCGGTGGCGGAGGAGGGAGGCGGGCTGCGGGTGTGGGGATGGGCCGGCAGGCCCGAGATGGCGCAGGGGACGCGGCGTCTGCAGTACCTGTACGTCAACCGGCGCCCCGTCCACAGCCGGGCGCTGACCGCCGCGGTGGAGGAGGCCTACCGCCAGCTGGTCCCCGCCGGCCGCCACCCGCCGTTCGTCCTGTTCGTGGACGTGCCCCCCGAGCGGGTGGACGTGAACGTCCACCCCCGCAAGGCAGAGGTGCGCTTTGCCGACGAGCGCGCGGTGTGCGCCGCCGCCTTCCGGGCGGTGCAGGGGGCACTGCGGACGCAGATCCTCATCCCGGCGGTGGGCTCGCGGGGATGGGACGTTCCCGGCGCCGTGGCCGAGCCCGGGGATCTCCCGATCGCGGCCGGGACGGCCGCCGTCACCCCGGCGGTGGAGATTCCCGCCGCCGGGCGCCTGCCGGCGCTGCGCCTGGTGGGACAGCTGCACCGCACCTACCTGCTGGCGGAAGGCCCCGAGGGCTTGGTGATCGTCGACCAGCACGCCGCCCACGAGCGCGTCCTCTACGAGCGCCTGCTGGACCGGCGCCGTGCCGGGATGGCCACCGGCCAGGGGATCGTCCCCCCGGCGGTGGTGGAACTGCGCCCCGAGCAGGCGGCCCTGCTCAGAGCCTGTGCCGACGCCCTGGCCGGGATGGGATGGGTCCTGGACGAGTTCGGGGAAGCGACGGTCCTGGTCCGGGCCGTCCCCGCGATCGCCGCCCGTCTGGCCCCCGGACGCCTGCTGGCCGATCTCCTCGCCGAGGTGGGAGCGGGGGACCGCCTGCGGGCGGGGGAGGACATCCTGGAACGGCTGACCATCGCCACCGCCTGCCGGTCGGCGGTGCGGGCGGGAGATGCCCTGTCCGTCGAGGAGATGGCGTCCCTGCTGGCGGACCTGGCCCGCACCCGCGATCCATTCACCTGCTTCCACGGCCGGCCCACCCTCATCATGGTTCCCCGCGCCCGGCTGGAGTCGTGGTTCCTGCGCCGCTAG
- a CDS encoding LL-diaminopimelate aminotransferase, protein MQVARRLEQIGAYLFADLDRRQEELARRGVDVINLGVGDPDLPTPSHIVDALMEGASDPRNHRYPPYGGTAEFRAAVARWYARRFGVALDPQREVLALIGSKEGIAHLPWAILDPGDVALVPDPGYPVYRAATILADGVPYPLPLRPERGFLPDLDRVPADVLARARLMFLNYPNNPTGAVATREFFEEAVAFARRHALLLAHDNSYSEIAYDGYRPPSILEVPGAKEVAVEFHSLSKTYCMTGWRVGFVVGHAQAVEALARLKTNVDSGVFRAVLHAAVAALDGPEDALRERLRVYQGRRDRLRATLRRLGWRAPDLRATFYAWLPTPDGRPSAEFAATVLDRTGVVVTPGVGYGQQGEGYVRLSLTVPDDRLDEALRRLAEAFGPGGRETVSSADAR, encoded by the coding sequence ATGCAGGTCGCACGACGACTGGAGCAGATCGGCGCCTACCTGTTCGCGGACCTGGACCGCCGTCAGGAGGAGCTGGCCCGGCGGGGGGTGGACGTCATCAACCTCGGGGTCGGAGATCCTGACCTGCCGACCCCGTCTCACATCGTGGACGCCCTGATGGAGGGCGCCAGCGATCCCCGCAACCACCGGTATCCGCCCTACGGGGGGACGGCCGAGTTCCGCGCGGCGGTGGCGCGCTGGTACGCCCGGCGGTTCGGCGTCGCCCTGGATCCCCAGCGGGAGGTGCTGGCGCTGATCGGGTCCAAGGAGGGCATCGCCCACCTTCCGTGGGCGATCCTCGATCCCGGCGACGTGGCCCTGGTGCCCGACCCCGGCTATCCGGTGTACCGGGCTGCCACCATCCTGGCCGACGGCGTGCCCTACCCGCTCCCCCTGCGGCCCGAACGGGGCTTTCTGCCCGACCTGGACCGCGTGCCGGCGGATGTGCTGGCCCGGGCGCGGCTGATGTTCCTGAACTACCCCAACAACCCCACGGGGGCGGTGGCGACCCGGGAGTTCTTCGAGGAGGCGGTGGCGTTTGCCCGGCGACACGCCCTGCTGCTGGCGCACGACAACTCCTACTCGGAGATCGCCTACGATGGCTACCGCCCGCCCAGCATCCTGGAAGTCCCCGGGGCGAAGGAGGTGGCGGTCGAGTTCCACTCGCTGTCCAAGACCTACTGCATGACCGGCTGGCGGGTGGGATTTGTCGTGGGCCACGCGCAGGCCGTGGAGGCTCTGGCCCGGCTGAAGACCAATGTGGACTCGGGTGTCTTCCGGGCCGTCCTGCACGCCGCCGTGGCCGCCCTGGACGGTCCCGAGGACGCCCTGCGGGAGCGGCTGCGGGTGTACCAGGGCCGGCGCGACCGCCTGCGGGCGACCCTGCGCCGGCTGGGCTGGCGCGCCCCGGACCTGCGGGCGACGTTTTACGCGTGGCTGCCCACCCCCGACGGCCGGCCCTCGGCGGAGTTCGCCGCCACGGTCTTGGACCGGACCGGCGTCGTGGTCACGCCCGGGGTAGGGTACGGGCAGCAGGGGGAAGGCTACGTGCGCCTGTCGCTGACGGTGCCCGACGACCGCCTGGACGAGGCCCTGCGGCGGCTGGCGGAGGCCTTCGGGCCTGGAGGGAGGGAGACCGTATCGTCAGCGGACGCCCGCTAG
- the hflX gene encoding GTPase HflX yields MALTRPRSGEAGDLEELRRLATSAGAVVVGTVVQKRSAPDPATFLGAGKVEELARAIYELDADLVIVDDELTPAQQRNLERRLQTKVVDRTALVLDIFARRARTREGRLQVELAQMIYLLPRLTGRGVWLSRLGGGIGTRGPGETKLEVDRRRIRRRVTDLRREIAEISRHRALQRRARRQAQFPVVALVGYTNAGKSTLLNALTDAGVFTEDKLFATLDPTVRRVTLPNGRPVLLVDTVGFISRLPHQLVAAFRATLEEVTEADLLVHVVDGSHPDWRCQVAAVRAVLADLGAASKPTVHAINKVDRLPPARAREIAAEVGEGVPISALHRVGLLNLLRVIARKLPEPLERVRLVVPYERAGTLAALFSQGRILHQEYGASGIAVEAELPRVQAQQLRARLNGPQPP; encoded by the coding sequence GTGGCTCTGACCCGGCCTCGGTCCGGCGAGGCGGGCGACCTGGAGGAGCTTCGTCGCCTGGCCACCTCGGCCGGAGCGGTGGTGGTGGGCACCGTGGTGCAGAAGCGCTCCGCCCCCGATCCCGCCACCTTCCTCGGCGCCGGCAAGGTGGAGGAACTGGCGCGGGCCATCTACGAGCTGGATGCCGACCTGGTGATCGTTGACGACGAGCTCACCCCCGCCCAGCAACGCAACCTGGAGCGTCGGCTGCAGACCAAGGTCGTGGATCGGACGGCGCTGGTCCTGGACATCTTCGCCCGCCGGGCCCGGACCCGGGAAGGCCGCCTGCAGGTGGAACTCGCCCAGATGATCTACCTCCTGCCGCGGCTGACGGGGCGGGGTGTGTGGCTGTCCCGGCTGGGGGGAGGCATCGGCACCCGGGGCCCCGGGGAAACCAAGCTGGAGGTGGACCGCCGCCGGATCCGCCGGCGCGTCACCGACCTGCGCCGGGAGATCGCCGAGATCAGCCGCCACCGCGCTCTGCAGCGCCGGGCACGCCGCCAGGCCCAGTTTCCGGTGGTGGCCCTGGTGGGCTACACCAACGCCGGCAAGTCCACCCTGCTGAACGCGCTGACCGACGCCGGCGTGTTCACCGAGGACAAGCTGTTTGCCACCCTGGACCCGACCGTCCGCCGGGTGACCCTGCCCAACGGCCGCCCGGTGCTGCTGGTGGACACCGTCGGCTTCATCTCCCGGCTGCCCCACCAGCTGGTGGCCGCCTTCCGGGCCACGCTCGAGGAGGTGACCGAGGCGGACCTCCTGGTGCACGTGGTGGATGGCAGCCACCCCGACTGGCGCTGCCAGGTGGCGGCCGTCCGGGCGGTCCTGGCCGACCTGGGCGCCGCCAGCAAGCCGACGGTGCACGCGATCAACAAGGTGGACCGTCTGCCACCAGCCCGGGCGCGGGAGATTGCCGCCGAGGTCGGGGAGGGAGTGCCGATTTCGGCCCTGCACCGGGTGGGCCTGCTCAACCTCCTGCGGGTGATCGCCCGGAAGCTGCCCGAGCCCCTCGAGCGGGTCCGGCTGGTGGTGCCGTACGAGCGGGCGGGGACCCTGGCGGCGCTGTTCAGCCAGGGGCGGATCCTCCACCAGGAGTACGGGGCGTCGGGCATCGCGGTGGAGGCCGAACTGCCCCGGGTGCAGGCCCAGCAGCTGCGCGCCCGGCTGAACGGCCCGCAGCCCCCGTAG
- the lexA gene encoding transcriptional repressor LexA, producing the protein MSKGLTRRQREILAFVQRYTDAHGYPPSVREIGQALGLTSSSTVHSHLSALEKKGYIRRDPSKPRALEILRDEREVPAKKVVPVPVVGRVTAGEPILAQQNIEDYLPLPADLLGGAEGFLLHVRGDSMIGAGIYDGDLLLVRRQSTARNGDIVVARLEDEATVKRFYREADRIRLQPENPALEPIYTRDVVIEGVAVALIRRLA; encoded by the coding sequence ATGAGCAAAGGCCTGACGCGTCGCCAGCGGGAAATCCTCGCCTTCGTCCAGCGCTACACCGACGCACACGGTTACCCCCCGTCGGTCCGCGAGATCGGACAGGCGCTGGGGCTGACCAGCAGCTCGACGGTGCACAGCCACCTGTCGGCCCTGGAAAAGAAAGGCTACATCCGCCGGGATCCCAGCAAGCCCCGGGCCCTGGAGATCCTGCGGGATGAACGTGAAGTACCGGCCAAGAAGGTCGTCCCCGTGCCGGTGGTCGGGCGCGTGACCGCCGGCGAGCCGATCCTGGCCCAGCAGAACATCGAAGACTACCTGCCTCTGCCCGCGGATCTGCTGGGCGGCGCCGAAGGGTTTCTCCTGCACGTGCGCGGGGACAGCATGATCGGCGCCGGGATCTACGACGGGGACCTGCTGCTGGTGCGGCGGCAGTCCACCGCGCGCAACGGCGACATCGTGGTTGCCCGCCTGGAGGACGAGGCCACCGTCAAGCGCTTCTACCGCGAGGCCGACCGCATCCGCCTGCAGCCGGAGAATCCCGCCCTGGAGCCCATCTACACCCGCGATGTGGTCATCGAGGGCGTGGCCGTCGCCCTGATCCGCCGCCTGGCCTGA
- a CDS encoding glycerol-3-phosphate dehydrogenase/oxidase, producing the protein MSRQEALDALGRGVDVLVVGGGITGAGVALDAASRGYRVGLVERRDFASGTSSRSTRLVHGGIRYLPQGHVGLVREALRERRLLFRLAPHLVRPVGFVVPLYRGSRRPLGMRLPGWLEGCAPLGVRVALAAYDLFSRDPRLRHRVLAAAEVAELVPDLRTAGLRAAFLYWDGRTDDVRLTHAVLATARALGAWTVNYAEVVGFERAGGRIRAAGVVDRLTGRTLEVPARWVVNATGIWAERVAALDGHVPFRIRHSKGVHLVLAPDAVRARAALVIPETDDGRLAFLVPWGGRFVLGTTDTPYEADLDSPQVTPDEVAYLLEHASRYLRAPVGVQRATAAYAGIRPLVGRPDGSTATLSRDHLVVVSPVGLVTVAGGKLTTYRQMAQDAVDALVRLEGRWRPCRTHTIPLVGAEMPEAAAELDRSGLEDDQRQHLLFAYGGLVAAILRLAREDPRLGSRLASGLPHIAAEVVYACRSEYALSLVDCLYLRTRLAVLDTEAADRAAPSVANLMARELGWSPGEVARQLEEYRARRAREEAWRPSRPGGAAAQASPPPGR; encoded by the coding sequence GTGTCGCGACAGGAGGCCCTGGACGCGCTGGGGCGGGGCGTGGACGTGCTGGTGGTGGGCGGAGGGATTACCGGGGCCGGAGTGGCCCTGGACGCAGCCAGCCGCGGCTACCGGGTGGGCCTCGTGGAGCGGCGGGATTTCGCCTCCGGGACCAGCAGCCGATCCACGCGGCTCGTGCACGGCGGCATCCGTTACCTGCCCCAAGGGCACGTGGGGCTCGTGCGAGAGGCGTTGCGGGAGCGGCGCCTGCTGTTCCGGCTGGCCCCGCACCTCGTCCGGCCCGTGGGGTTCGTGGTCCCGCTGTACCGGGGGAGCCGCAGGCCCCTGGGGATGCGCCTTCCGGGCTGGCTGGAGGGGTGCGCGCCGCTCGGCGTCCGGGTGGCGCTGGCTGCATACGACCTGTTCAGCCGCGACCCGCGCCTGCGCCACCGCGTCCTCGCCGCAGCCGAGGTGGCGGAGCTGGTGCCGGATCTGCGGACCGCGGGGCTGCGGGCCGCGTTCCTGTACTGGGACGGACGTACCGACGACGTGCGCCTGACGCACGCGGTGCTGGCCACAGCCCGCGCCCTGGGCGCGTGGACTGTGAACTATGCGGAAGTGGTGGGGTTCGAGCGCGCGGGGGGCCGCATCCGCGCGGCGGGGGTGGTGGACCGCCTGACGGGTCGCACACTGGAGGTGCCCGCCCGGTGGGTGGTCAATGCCACGGGGATCTGGGCGGAGCGGGTGGCGGCTTTGGACGGACATGTGCCCTTCCGCATCCGCCACAGCAAGGGTGTCCACCTGGTCCTGGCCCCCGACGCGGTGCGAGCCCGGGCGGCCCTGGTGATCCCCGAGACGGACGACGGGCGGCTGGCCTTCCTGGTGCCGTGGGGAGGACGGTTTGTGCTGGGCACCACCGATACGCCGTACGAGGCAGACCTCGACAGCCCGCAGGTGACCCCCGACGAGGTCGCGTACCTGCTCGAACACGCCAGCCGATACCTGCGGGCGCCCGTGGGGGTCCAGCGCGCGACCGCGGCGTACGCGGGGATCCGCCCGCTGGTGGGCCGGCCGGACGGGTCCACCGCAACCCTTTCCCGCGACCACCTGGTGGTGGTCTCGCCCGTGGGGCTGGTGACGGTCGCCGGCGGGAAGCTGACCACTTATCGGCAGATGGCGCAGGACGCGGTGGACGCGCTGGTCCGACTGGAGGGGAGGTGGCGGCCGTGTCGGACGCACACCATCCCCCTGGTGGGAGCCGAAATGCCGGAGGCGGCGGCCGAACTGGATCGCAGCGGTCTGGAAGACGACCAGCGCCAGCACCTGCTGTTCGCCTACGGCGGGCTCGTCGCGGCGATCCTGCGGCTGGCCCGGGAGGATCCCCGCCTGGGATCCCGGCTGGCGTCCGGGCTGCCGCACATCGCGGCCGAGGTGGTTTACGCGTGCCGCAGCGAGTACGCCCTGAGCCTGGTGGACTGTCTGTACCTGCGGACGCGGCTCGCCGTGCTGGATACGGAGGCTGCGGACCGCGCCGCGCCCTCCGTCGCGAACCTCATGGCCCGGGAACTGGGGTGGAGCCCGGGCGAGGTGGCCCGACAGCTGGAGGAGTACCGGGCCAGGAGGGCGAGGGAGGAAGCCTGGCGGCCGTCCAGGCCGGGCGGCGCTGCCGCGCAGGCTTCGCCGCCCCCGGGGCGATGA